The genomic interval aacttggGACAAGCTAAAATGCAATGATTTTGCTTCCAGgctagaaaagaaattttcaagattCATACTCGTGACTGGACCCCTAAGCCACCGGACATGTTGCTTGATGAACTAGCTGAGAAATGCATTGGTAAGACTGAAACCAAAATGGATTCTTGCTTGTGAGCAAGTTGTAAAGAACCTTAGCTTGTACCAGGCAGTGCCCAAGCTCTTGTGCCTTGCTGCACAACTAGTCAACAAGGCAGCTGGCACGCCTTCATAGCAATCAGAGTTAGATGCTTTCATCTATTTACTCTTTGTTGTCgttctttttgttgtctgaAAACGTTAAATGGTTCTGGGGCATCTTCCTCAAGAGTATAGTTTTTGATGAGGagtctgcttcagctgcatAAGCGCAGGATATCAGTGCGCAACATGAAACTTCCCTGCAGAGCGGTAGCACTTTGAATTCCCTGTTAacctgtttggttttggcatTACAAATTGTTTAAATGTTGCATGTTGTAAACCTGGGCCTTGACTTATGTAacgtttgatttttgtttgttaggatACTGTGGTGCAGATATCAAATCTTTATGTACTGAAGCTGCGCTGTGCTCTCTACGTCGATGCTATCCTCAGATTTATGCAAGTAGGGAGAAGTTGCTACTAGACGttaattctattaaaataaaagcaaaggactTTTTCATGGCTCTGAAGAAGGTTGTTCCGGCATCAAACAGGATCGTGGCTTCACCCGGACAAGCACTATCACCCATTTTCAAGccactttttaaaagatcaggAGCGAATATTTTACAAGTTGTGCAGAAGATCTTCCCGCATGCACAGCTTGCACTAAAGGAGGACCGACAGCAAGGTATAACCACAGCATCCACTTCTTTATAATTCTGCTAAAGCAAAAACTTGTGGTTTGTGCAATCAACTTAAACCTTTCAGACATAATGATggtagaattttattatttgcatgtgCATGTCTTTCTTTTGGGCATGTCTGGAAGATAACGCATAGGTTTTATTCTGGATTCGAAACTGAAATGCCAAATGGAAGCTCTGAATGACTCAATACACAGTAAAGGACGATGCGTTCTCTACTGAAGCATCCTGCTTCTGACGGCAGCTAAGATAATTAGCATTTGTAGAGGTTGACTTGAGGTTTGAAGTATAAGGcacctatttttctttaaaaaatcaaaactcagaTATTTGGAGGGGAAGCATTTCTAGGTCAATGTTTctaattcctttctgaagaatgtCAGGACCAGGATACAAGTATAACTGGTCTAAGCTAAATATTGTTTTAGCTATCATCATTTTTAACCAGTCTcctaatttaaatgtttgtagATCGTACTATACATGTGCACGTGAGATCAATTAGCACTGATATTTACTAGATGAATGGAATTCTGTGGCCATCACATCCTTAATCCCCGTGCTTTCATTGTGGGAACCTCCTCCAGAAAGAAAtggtcttgtttttttgtttgttttttttgtttgtttgtttgtttgtttgtttgttttttatctatTTAGCAACTGCGGAAATTGTTTGTAATCTCCTTTATTctaagggggagaaaaaaatcaccaagagTAGCGTACCTTATACGTACACATCAGTGGGACTTAGTACAGCTTTGTAGGGCCTTGTGCCATCTCCTTAGATCTGTGGTGGGATGAACTCTAGGAAATAGCTTTCAGTGTGTGCtctcaaatgaagaaagggTTTTGGCACTGATTTAGAAGCTGTATTCATGtaagagaaagagacaaaggctattcaggaaagttaacaaacctcttttgtctttcagaccaTTTAAATCCTATTTTAAAAGATGATATGTTCGACAGTGATGACGATGCATCCTTGGTTTCTGGAGATGAATTAAAAGAGGGAATGCCTGACAGACCAGAGAAAAAACGCCTCTGTTTCAGCAGGTAAAGAAAGATAGATCCGTGTTATGTTTAGATTCTCAGGACTGCTGAGTCTTTGTAAACAGTTCCAGCTGTTAAAAGTGCGAGGGGTGGTAGACGAAGGGGTAACATCAAGTTTGTGTGTTGAAGGGGTGCTTGGTATTCACAAGGAGAAAGGGTGAAGGGACTAAAGTGGTAATGAAGTTGCTCTGAATGACCAAATTGAAAAGCCCAGGCTTGTCTTCCTAAGCCAAAGTGATCCGTAGACTACCAGAACACGTTGACTTAATCCATGGCATTCTTTGAAAGACTCAAGACCACATAAATGTCCTGTCTGTCCTTTTAGCTAAAAATACCCCAACTTTATGGGTTTGTGTTGCCaccttttgcccttctgttttccaggattcttAAACCAATGGTGAATTatgtagcagaaagaaaactgagaaatggcttgttaaaacaccttgagaaaaatctgaatggtGTCTTTATTTGTTAAGCCACCAAGTTGTGTTAATCTTGTGGTATTTTAGTATGGAAGTCATGCAAGCCCACTGTTGGAAAGTTAGATCATGTTGTCACAGCTGgatcagttatttttctcagtttctattGCTGTGCTGTCCAGAAGATTTTCTGTCCTCTAGAGCAAGGCTAAGTCTCTAGCATCTTTGATTTAAGCCAGCAAAGGTACAGCCTGATTGTAGTGGGGAAACAAATGCTCctcacaaatttatttcctagtaGTAAAGCAAGATTGCAGGGATATTAATTTGCAGTCTTGGTTCAGTACAGAATAGGCAACacaagggaagaagatgaaacaaTTGGAATGACTGAATAACTTAACTGGAAatcttacatgtatttaatgtaCCGCTACCATTTGGATTATTTGGGGATGGAAAAGTAAGTCTATAGGAAAATTACTTGGAACATCTGTGTGTGTCTATTCAGCACCTCATttataaacttgttttcttaactCTTGTTCTAGGAGTGCTTTCTGTGAACCAACATCACGCCGGCCCCGTCTGCTAATAGTAGGAAAAGAAGGGTACGGCCAGGTTTCTTACGTGGCACCCGTGGTGTTGCACGCTTTGGAGAAGTTTCCCGTTCACACCCTGgacctttctgttctgcttacaAACGTTGCACCGCCAGAAGAGATCTGCAGACAggtaccttttttctttttattctcatcGGATTCACTGACTGTATGTAAAGGATCAATCGAGTTGCAAGTAAGGTGAGCAAAATTCATTGGTAATGGAGGTGGCGTTGTTTTAATGTGCTGGGATGtttgcttctgtctgaaaatccccttttcttttagacaaaaccacaaacaatcTGGATGTTGTACATGTCCACATTTTCCATTTGAGAGCCATACAAGTAAGGACAGACATGTTACACGACTGAATACTGATGTGTCCCATAAGAGggacatttcctttctttgttatgCGATGATTGTGGCTGTGGCCATATAGCTACGGTGTCTAGCCACTGCCTGAATATATCCTTCCCATCTTCTGACTAGAGTTCTTCGAATACTGGTAATCTGAAAGGGTGCACAGAGAAATTCCTTATGTGAAAGGATGCTTGCCACTCTGTTCACATAGTTTCCTTTCATGGGGCAGTCAGGTGGCTATGTAGCTATGTATTAACAGGTTATTCTAcgtgttttagttttcttacccaagctttccttttcactaGCTGATCCGAAATGCTCAGAAGACAGCACCAAGCATAATTTATGTCCCAGATATCCATTTATGGTGGGACAACGTTGGACCTGCCTTGAAACTTACTTTTCTAACTCTAACTCTTCCAGCATTTTCGCCAGTTTTGCTGCTTGCTACGTCTGATGTACGTCACTCAGATCTCCCAGAAGAGGTATTTGTCAATACTTTTCTTACTATTTCTTCAGTGTCTTGTAATTTATGAATGCTTTCAGCATCAAAATGCTGCGCTTTCTTAAATGCCTACTGTTATTACTCAGGCACCCTAACAAATCACTTAAAATttgcttagagaaaaagaatactgtGAAAGCATCTGCTTAAGGTTTTTTCTGAGTCAAGCAAGTGACTTTCACCCCCTTCTCatgcatgcaaataataaattaatacaataaTTCTGGTGGCTACAAAGTGGTTCAGTCAAGAATATGCAGTGCTTGAAATGACAAGAAGATGTTTTTACTGAAGAGATTTCTTCTGACAGTCTGCCATTCCATGCTATGTTGGGTAAACTGCTAATAATGCAATTTAGTAGAGAATTGAAacactttgattaaaaaaaaaaaaaaaaaatcagtttctttcttcatataGGCCAAAGCTTTCCAAGCTGGAAAGCTGAGTTCCAATTTCTGCTCAAGTAACTTTGGAATGGAATTCTAGTTGTATTCCTAAATAAACTGTAGTAAAAGTACATGCAGAACTTCATTGACTTCTGAGAGTTTACATTAAGGGAAGGTGCCCAAAACAGGAACACGCTGTTCTCATTCCGATTATTTTGTCTCAGTTACTGGGGGAAGAGAACAGGTCTTACCTAGATGTGTTTATTATCAACTGCTTTGAAAGTGCTTGAGTTCCCACAGAAGTTTTTGTACAGGTTCTAAATTCCTTCTAAAATAAGTAGTGAAATTCCTTACCTACCTTTTAATACTAGAAATTGAAAATGGAGGAAGATGTAGAGGTACTAGCTACTTCAGACACCTTTtggtagagaaataaaaactcagCAAAAAGCCCTCACTTGTCTGCTGaagcctttctcttccctctatAGCCATAAAGGTTCTAAGTAAAGGATGCAGCAAGGCAAGTAAATACAAAGGAAGCGATGTTGGATGTGGTGAAAGCCATTACTTTATCAGTGTAGCGTACAATCCCTTCACCAAGATTTAATTCTACAGGTGATTCTTAAAGGTGATATTTGAATTTGCCGTGCCAGCCTGTGAAAATGTAGCCATTTAAGGCCAGGAAGAtaacttttttcagtttgtgttcttcaggttattattcattttaaaaagtactcATCTTTTTGGAATAGAAGATGAGTTTTTGTGGCCTtaaatctgaaatgtctttcctccttctgctttagatccaaaaattatttaataaggaATTTGGAGAAGTGTGCAATATTGAGTTGCCTGGTAGGGCAGAGAGAGCAGCTTTTTTTGAGGACCTAATTCTAAATCAAGTGGCTAAGCctcctgtaaagaaaacaggtgAGGAGGATATAAGAAGTACATCTAAAACTTTCCTATCGAAGTTACTAGCTCTTTGGGATTTGCTTTGGTGGTCATTTTCTGTCAGTAATTTTGTCATATGCTTGTATTTGAGTACTGTAAATTGGCTAATTTTTCCTGATTAATTGAAGTTGATCGGACATTGGAAGTCCTGCCTGTAGCACCACCAGCTGAGCCTCACAAGCCACAAGAGGAAGAAGtagggatgctggaggaggaagaggaggatacCTTGCGTGAACTTAGAATTTTCTTGAGGGACGTTACTCACAGACCTGCCACTGACAGACGTTTCAGGGAATTTGCAAAGCCCGTTGACCCACAGAAGGTAAACTAGTGCtgatctgtgtgtgtctgtaactTCTCAGCGTTTGTATTTCTCAGCGTTTTGGGGAAGGTTCAACTTCGTTTTTAGGGCTGCACTATTAGGATTTtgcaagaagcagaggcagtgcttttacttctgctgaCTCTCAGATGTCTCTTATCGGATTATTCGCTGAAAGCCCTGGTTTCATTCTAAAAAGCCAGTCCAAATGCCAACACAGTCTGCTCGTGAAAAGGCTTTGATATGTAGGCatgtcacagcactgaaaagcacagaGATCTTTCCTTATAATTACAAACAGTACTTACAGGACTACTTTAATGAAGTCTAAAGCCCTTTATTGGACTGTCAGTTCCTGTGGGAACAGGAATAGGAGCAGCAGtttgtaaaaataagttttgagaTCCTGTTCTCTGTTTCATCTGGAACTCCTCAAGAGGAATCAACCATAAgtgcagtgtgttttctttttcctccaataGGCTGTTTAgatccctttttctccttaattgaTTAGATAAGCCTAAACTAGGGGCGTATATTTCAAAGACAGGTGTAACTTGACTATACCTGCGGATCAGCAAAGGCCTCTTCATGTGGGCATCCActggcttttcttccccttttctcctaGGTTCTTGAGCTGTGAAAAATCTAGACAGATACGTATGTCTTCATCTGAACTAGTCATTAGGCTCCTCTTATGGTCTGAGGGAAGAAATCAGCACCTCTGGGCCCAGTTATCTCATTCTAAAGTAGATGCCTGCAATAGGTACTTCACAGGTGCAATTTATGCACCTTTTCCTCAATGTTGACAGCAAAAAGAATGTCGGATGGCTTACTCAGCTTTCACTGTTGtgattttctgaagcaaagtgaAATGAATCTCCCACCCTCAGTGTTTCTTCTGTACCATGCACGTGCTTCTGACCTCCCTACTTCTTGTTGTCCTCTCCTAGCAGCTCTAATGCCAGTTGAAAGAGCCCTTCCATTTTTGAGAAGCAAACTGGTtaatttcagcatcttctgatGCATCGCAAATGTTCAGGGTTTTTAGGAAGTCgtttatttaaagttttcagaGTAATTTTGGTAGACAGTGTGCAAGGTTAAGAAAACCTCTGAATGCTTGTATTTGATCTGCAGGTACCTGACTATGCCACAAGGATTAAAGAGCCGATGGATCTTTTAACAGTTCTGACTCAAATTGACTCGTGCCAGTACCCCGCTGCAGGAGACTATCTGAAGGACATCGATCTAATCTGTAACAATGCCTTAGAGTACTACCCAGATCAAAGATCTACAAGTGAGGATGTGCTTTTTAGCCCTAGtttaaaaaatctgtcaaaCGTATAGATGGATAAATGCTGTGTGCGGACAATAGACTTTGGATGGATTCGATGATTTTGGACATCCACAGAGAACATCTCTTACCACATTGTAAATATTGTATCATTTTGCTACTTGGGCATGGAATTGTGATATAAATGTTCCCAAGGAActagtgcttttgttttaattaacttctATGTTGatatgctgaaaatattcacTGAGATAACCTTTCGGAACCAACCtatgaagaaagcaatttttttctgtgatcaaAACAGTTTCATTGGTTGGTAGACAACATTCAGTTAAAGTCTGTAAAATTTCAGATTGTCACAGAGCCTATGTTTTGCAAGACACTGCATATTCAATGGTGAGGAACAAAATGGATACAGAGTTTGGACGACTTTGTGAACAAATTAAAGAATCTCGTGAGAAAAGAGGTACGTGCTTTAACGCTAAGGATTTTAAGACTTGTCTCTGCATTTGTAACTGAAAATGCACAACGAAGATCTTTGGTATCTATTCTTTATTGCAAGGTCGCACCTCTCCAGCATGTGCTCCATGTGACAACTCCAAGTCACCACAGCAGAACCCTGCTACTGAAGACGACAAACCAGATGAAGAGAGTAATGAAAATGAGGCGATGACAGCGGCACCTGTAGATGCCAGTACACCCATTTCTAATGGTAAGTTGCATTTTATTCAGCTGCTCTTGTCATTCATACCTTCTCTGTTCTTGAGGCGCAACAGGTGTCTCTGATGCCTGGCTCTTTATGCCagaggtattttgttttcaaatttacttcaaaatgtgAGAGAGAAATCCAGAGGTCATCCATTCAATATAGTTATGAATTAAAGTTCAAAGAAAGTTGGTTtacaatataaaaaacaaaaaacaaaaaacaaaaaacaaaaaaacaaaaaacaaaaaacaaaataaaacaaaacaaacaaacaaaaactttgacGGCCCAATTGCCATTTAGTCGCCCCTAAATTGCTAATTCTTGAGGTAAAAAATGTTGTGGATGGCAGTTTCTGAATACTTAACtagtttttaattatgcaaaatggtatttttaccCCCACTccacccctcccttccccaaatgCTAAAATCTTAGCTACCTCATACTGTGATTTCCAGTTGAAGGAGGGAAGTCTAACTAGTGAGAGTGGGAATTTTGCCATGGACTCCACCCATATCCTTTTGCAATACTATATGAATACTACGAATGTTGGGCAAAAccacaaagtttgttttttcacaaaagGTTTACCGAATCAGGAAGCATACGAGGTATAAGTCTTCacgttttttctcctttgaatatTCCCTTAAAATTGTCTCATTAATTAATCTCTTCCAAACATGTATTCAGCTTTTGAAGTCTTCAGCTTGATACCAGACTCGAAGGAGAGCTTATTTCCAGAGGCTTTTATGATGTTCATCTGTATTAGTTCATGCAGTAAGACAGTGACTTTATCAAATAACCTCACGTTGTATTAATACTGCCAATCCAAAGTAAGAATCCTCAGCATGTAAAATCCTGAAAGTGACTGTTTAGTGAATGAAATTCCATAGCagtgtgtgtggtttgtttgcttgtttttaatcttaataGCAAACTGACCCCATTAACTTACAACTCTTTTCTCAGCATATGTAGGCAGTGGTAGCTcagttcctttgttttccttgtcagTCAAGTAAGATGAAGATAAtggattttgaagaaagaattcTTTTGGTTATGTTTTGGATTACTTTTTTATGCTGTCTCTTTGTAGGTGCGTCAGAAAGAAAGTGCAGAAGGAACAACTGTGCGCATGCTGCAGCAAAGCGAAGAAGGAGTTCTCAATTCGATACAGAGAACAGAGTACCAACAGATGACCAAAACGATAGTGATGAAGAAGAGTTTGTGGACAAACATGTTTCTGACATATGTCAAGTAAAACTtaacactgaaaaggaaagtgCTAAGCTTTGTGAATATTCCCCACCAAGATGGGGAACTATAACTAATGAAAATCCAAGTTCAAATGGTAAGGGAGAAGTCCAACGGATCCTTTAGCACCTTATTCTTGCTGAGGAGGATTGCACTATTTATTAGCTTTAGCCTTCAATTTCactctattttttctgttacagctcTCAAAAGTCATCACACAGTTTATTCCGTAATGATGTTGCTCCTCTAATTGTGCAAGCCAAGCCCGCATGTTTCTGTAGGTGCTGTTTTTTTGAttctgaagtctgtttttttctaatggtaCCTAACTGAAAGCCAGCAGTCACTGACATTCTTTTATTGTACGAGGTGCTTTCCAATAACGAGCAGCTTAGGTGAAAAAGCTGCACTTCAAGATGCGTGGATCCAGAGTAACATGTGGAATAGGAGACTTAAGCCCTAATGTTGTACTCTAAGATGTGTTCCCTAACCTGAATTGGCaacatgactatttttttccactattaagcttttcattagtgcttttggtttgtttgtgggtatttttgtttgctttttttgtcttaGTTTCTAATTTTTGTGGAGCAGTGACTTTagctggaaagaagggagaagccaagtatttctcagtgaaGACGATAACAATTCTGTCTCTGTATTTGTAGAAAGAGACTGTTTGGCAGGTACAGGATACTTCACTGAGACTGTATTCTagataaacagaaaacctgACTGAAGAAATCTGTGTCCTTCCAGATTCCTGGGCATTTCAAGCGGTGACTCCTGAACGTTCTTGGGAAGAAGACCAACAACAGATAAGTGATGAGAACACTGTACAAGTCCCTACGGAGACAGACTACATAGTTATTGTGGATCGCTATGAGCTCAAAGTATgtctaatttcagcttttttttaatgctcaaatAGGACATATTCCTGCGTCATGTAAAATTGCAAATTAAGCCCATTGTTAACCAAtgccaattaaaacaattaattggaAGGACATACAGATAGTGAAATAATTCAGCCTGTAATGCACTGTGACTGTTTAGTTTCCACACCTCATGGAGATTTCTGTAGGCTACCATTTGCTTCTGGTCATCTGTAGTTTAGGAGACAGATTCTTTGCCTAATTTTTAAGACAAAAGGccttgctgaattttaaaataccacacTGACAACCTGCTAGTACTATTATGGATATCATTTTAATGATTCATAATTCTTATGATGGGTTTGAGGGCTTttctttggggattttttttcatgctttgatgTATTAAGAACCTGAAAAGGATCTTTATTTCTTGCAGTGATGATATTAAACCTGAAGTTAGCAGGTTGACGTAAACTAGCTAGCCATGGAGAAGTGACtacttttctgaaattccttgAAAGTGCAGTATTAGAATTTCttatattgtgtgtgtgtatatatatatatatatatatatacacatatatatatatatacatgaagGAGGCAGAGTTTGCTGATAAGATGATAAGCAGCATTATTTCCAGGGGGCAGTAGTATTTCCATTTGGTATGGCTGCTCCCTAAAGCTACATGCTTGCAGGCTCACACAGGTAATGGACAGCTGTGGCAGTGGAAGAAGGTGCTGCCACTAGCTTGTCACTGTTGCTGTGCCAGAGATTATCATCTCTGCATCTTTGGTAATAGAAATGACTGTGTGAGAGAGAGGTGATTGCTACAAGCAGTCGCTTTGCTATTTACCCACCCCTGAATTTAAAGGTAGGATTGAGCAAACTAATCCACCTTTGCTCTGGGCGTTTGAGCAATCTGTTCTGCCAGCAGAGTTGTAGGCATGGCACACGTGGGTAAAGGTAATCACCTAAGGGtgcttccttttccagctggcacagctgtaTCTACAAGATCTGCAGCCTTTTTACAGTGCCCCGCGCTGCTGCAATGCTTCTCTAATGAAATGCAACAGTGGctttgctgtggcagcagctgtccTACAAAGAGGATC from Anas acuta unplaced genomic scaffold, bAnaAcu1.1 SCAFFOLD_204, whole genome shotgun sequence carries:
- the LOC137849195 gene encoding ATPase family AAA domain-containing protein 2-like, whose amino-acid sequence is MGQDCSCPPGEHIVSWLLHCWDSSCGSLAAEGREAKQLGSFSGEGGTEKALANGAQALSLWRRRLAGVKERDPFKEDAVGLLRLEEQTLLAATSVLQQRSIVSTLLTLMDGIDNRGEIVVIGATNRLDSIDPALRRPGRFGREFLFNLPNKEARKEIFKIHTRDWTPKPPDMLLDELAEKCIGYCGADIKSLCTEAALCSLRRCYPQIYASREKLLLDVNSIKIKAKDFFMALKKVVPASNRIVASPGQALSPIFKPLFKRSGANILQVVQKIFPHAQLALKEDRQQDHLNPILKDDMFDSDDDASLVSGDELKEGMPDRPEKKRLCFSRSAFCEPTSRRPRLLIVGKEGYGQVSYVAPVVLHALEKFPVHTLDLSVLLTNVAPPEEICRQLIRNAQKTAPSIIYVPDIHLWWDNVGPALKLTFLTLTLPAFSPVLLLATSDVRHSDLPEEIQKLFNKEFGEVCNIELPGRAERAAFFEDLILNQVAKPPVKKTVDRTLEVLPVAPPAEPHKPQEEEVGMLEEEEEDTLRELRIFLRDVTHRPATDRRFREFAKPVDPQKVPDYATRIKEPMDLLTVLTQIDSCQYPAAGDYLKDIDLICNNALEYYPDQRSTSEDVLFSPSLKNLSNV
- the LOC137849199 gene encoding ATPase family AAA domain-containing protein 2-like → MTAAPVDASTPISNGASERKCRRNNCAHAAAKRRRSSQFDTENRVPTDDQNDSDEEEFVDKHVSDICQVKLNTEKESAKLCEYSPPRWGTITNENPSSNDSWAFQAVTPERSWEEDQQQISDENTVQVPTETDYIVIVDRYELKKLLCFVTEITKGFDIYHLEKVYGVINQCIYNQREDYDKTDLVEVIFVLNSSTFCHCYAVFVCSGVSWLFSIALHCLAVCAQTTTVRLLPFSLEDVYPPCKTIVIFGITVGSFCRKKLELEDNGSTHTALSKQLTLVCQ